The DNA region GCCGCCTCGGAGGTGCCCAGTTCGGGCAAGGTCAAGACCATGCCCACGGGCAGCGTCGGCCCGGCGTCCGCCAAGCCGGGGTTGGCGTCCAGCACTGCCTCCACGGCGCCCGGGCGGTCGCCGTAGTGCCGCCAGCAGATCCAGTCCAGCATGTCGCCGTCCTTGGTCACGTAGCGGGCCATCAGGCATCCTCCCCGTAGGAGCCGAGCTTGAGGTGAAAGGTCTGCTTACGCGGCACGCCGCCGGGCAGGAAGGCATCCTGAGTTTCGGCAACCTCCTCAATGACCCACTTGCCCCAT from Desulfocurvus vexinensis DSM 17965 includes:
- a CDS encoding phage tail protein, with product WGKWVIEEVAETQDAFLPGGVPRKQTFHLKLGSYGEDA
- a CDS encoding tail protein X, which encodes MARYVTKDGDMLDWICWRHYGDRPGAVEAVLDANPGLADAGPTLPVGMVLTLPELGTSEAAQPVRLWD